The genomic segment TGCGTCAGGGGCTTGCCTGCGGGCCGGTTTTTCTTCATCAGGTCATGCGGGACAGGCAATAACGCAATGAGGGGACAGTTATTTCTTAGTTCGATGATCTATGATTAATATGCTACACAGGGTAAAATGATGTCCCACTGGAGGGACAAAATGAAGACAATTCAGAGACTAAAGAAGAACGAAGATTTTCAGGTTGTTTTTAAAAAAGGGAAATCATTCGCCAACAGACAGTTTGTTGTCTACGTACTTCGGCATCCCGGTCAGCCCTGTTCACGGCTGGGTCTGTCCGTGAGTAAAAAGATGGGCAATGCTGTCATGCGGAATCATATAAAAAGGTGTATCAAGGAAATCTTTCGGGATATGGCAGACAGACTGGAGCCTGGAAATGATTACATTATTATCTCTCGACGTCCGGTACGAACCATGTCCTATCATGAAATGCAGGGCAGCCTGATGCATGTTCTCAGAAAAGCAGGCGTAATAGCCGAACATAAGGACGAGTTATAATGAAATATATTTTTATATTTTTGATCCGCATCTATCAGAAATTTATATCACCTTTCACGCCGCCTTCATGCCGGTTTTACCCAACCTGCTCACAATATGCGCTGGAGGCCTTTTCGCGGTTCGGCGTTATTCGCGGTGGATGGCTGACAGTCAGGAGGCTCCTGAAGTGTCAGCCCTTTCATCCGGGAGGCTTTGATCCTGTGCCGGAAAAAAAAACCGGACACAGACATACAGGTATGATAACATTTCGTTCGGATCGACCGAGGAGGTAACATTTTGCGTAAACGATTAATTGGTGCGGGACTGCTTGTTCTGATTGTCGTGCTGCTCACAGGCTGTACGAATTTGAATGAACCGATTACCGCAGAGAGTGGGGGTTTCTGGAGTCATTATTTCGTATATCCTCTCTCATGGTTTATTATTGAAGTGGCCAAGATATTCTGGAACAGCTATGGCATTGCGATCATTATCACCACGTTGATTGTTCGACTCGTGATTTTGCCATTGATGGCCAAGCAGGTCAAAAGTTCTCAGGCCATGCAGGAGCTGCAGCCGAAAATTAAAGCCCTTCAGGAGAAATACAGTTCCAAAGATCAGAATACGCAGCGCAAGCTTCAGGAAGAACAGATGAAACTCTTTCAGGAAAATCACATCAATCCGCTCGCCGGGTGTATGCCTCTCCTGATTCAGATGCCTATTTTGTTTGCCTTTTATCAGGCCATCATGCGCACATCGGAGATTAAAACACAGTCTTTTCTGTGGTTCCAGCTCGGCGCTCCTGATCCCTATTACATCTTGCCTGTGATTGCTGCAGCGACAACCTTCCTGCAGCAGAAGATCATGATAGGCAGAATGGGGAACGCGAATCCGCAGATGACCATGATGCTTTACGTCTTCCCGCTGATGATTGCGATTCCGGCTTTGTATTTCCCATCAGCACTGGCCCTTTACTGGGTTGTCGGTAATATCTTCATGATCTTCCAGACGTATATTATTTACGAGAAGCATGATGACAAAGAGAAACCGGCTGAAGGCTCCAGAAAGAAGAAAAAATAACCGCAAGGGTAGATCTATAGAGTTTTCGGGGAAAAGCACGCATTCAGCGCGCTTTTTTCTCACTATAAAATTTTTTGAGGAAAAAAGGGTTGAAAAAACGTTGCCTCTGGCAGTGCCCGCGTCCTGCCAGTCGGCAAGTGTTCTTAGACGTGTAGATTCTGTTTGCATAGCCGTAGTGTGGTCTCGTGAAACTGGATCAGCTGACAGACATCCGGGAGAGAGACTTATCAGAATTGGGGTGATAAAATTGGATTATGATACCATTGCGGCCATCTCAACACCTGCCGGTGAGGGAGCGATCAGTATTGTCCGATTGAGCGGACCTGATGCTATTCAGGCGACAGATCGGCTGTATAAAGGAAAAAAGAGACTGACAGCAGTTCCTTCGCACACGATTCATTATGGTAAAATAATCGATCCGGACACAGAACGTATCGTTGATGAGGTAATGGTTTCGGTCATGAAAAAACCGAAGACTTATACGCGGGAAGACGTTGTAGAAATTAACTGTCATGGCGGCATGATAAGTGTAAACCGTGTTCTGGAACTGATTCTTGACCAGAACGTGCGAATGGCAGAACCCGGTGAATTTACGAAAAGGGCGTTTCTGAACGGGCGCATTGATTTATCTCAGGCTGAAGCGGTTATGGATCTGATCCGGTCGAAAACAGACCGGGCAATGAATACAGCGATGGATCAGATGGAGGGTAAACTATCCAGACTTGTCCGTAAACTGCGGCAGCAGCTGCTGGACATTCTGGCTTCGGTTGAAGTCAATATTGATTATCCGGAATATGATGATGCGGAAATCGTAACCAATCAAATGCTCGATGATCGCTCAAAGAAAGTCAGGAAGGAAATTGATCACATTCTGGCAACAGCCAGACAGGGAAAGATTCTGAGAGAAGGGTTGTCTACAGCGATTATTGGCCGGCCGAATGTGGGTAAATCGTCTCTCCTTAACCAGCTGGTGCATGAAAATAAAGCAATTGTGACCAATGTACCGGAACGACACGTGATATTATAGAAGAATATGTGAATATCAACGGTATACCACTGAAACTGATTGATACAGCAGGCATTCGTAAGACTGAGGATGTGGTGGAAAAGATTGGCGTAGAGCGGTCGCGGAGGGCCCTTCGTTCAGCTGATCTGGTTCTGCTCCTGATTAATTATCACGAGAGCCTGACAGAGGGGGACAGAGAACTATTTCAGTTGATTAAGGGAACACCGGCGATTATCATACTGAATAAGACGGATCTTTCCTGCGGTGTTTCACTGGAAGAGGTCAATCGGCTGGCAGAGGGAAACCCGATTATCCGGACATCCCTCTCTAAGGATCAGGAACTCTCCGAATTGGAGAACAAAATCTCTTCGCTGTTCTTTGAACGGGGCCTCTCACAGAATGAAGAGGTCTGCGTTTCTAATACGCGGCATATTGCTTTGCTGAAAAAGGCACGTGCGGCAATCACTGACGCGATCCGCGCTTCAGAGAAGGGTATTCCTGTCGACATGGCTCAGATTGATGTGAAAAGGACATGGGAAATTCTGGGTGAGATTGTGGGAGACACGGTTTCAGACAGTCTGATTCATGAATTATTCTCGAAGTTTTGCCTTGGAAAATAAGAAAACGCCTTTGAATAGATATTTTTAAATCAATCAAAAAGGGTGGAACAGTTATGAAAACATATCAGGCCGGCACGTATGATGTGATTGTCGTTGGTGCCGGACATGCGGGTGTTGAGGCCGGCCTTGCAGCAGCAAGGATGGGTGCGAAGACACTGATGCTGACGATCAGTCTGGAAGGCGTCGCTTTTATGCCATGCAATCCGTCTGTCGGCGGCCCGGCCAAGGGTGTTGTGGTCAGGGAGGTCGATGCACTTGGTGGTGAAATGGCTCACAATATAGATAAAACGTATATTCAGATGAGAATGCTGAACACCCGAAAGGGACCTGCCGTCCGGGCGCTGCGTGCTCAGGCAGACAAACAGCTTTATCAGCGTGCCATGAAGCAGACTATTGAAGAAACAGAAAATCTGACCTTGCGTCAGGGCATGGTAGAAAAACTGATTGTGGAAGACGGGGTCTGCAGGGGAGTTGTTGTCGCGACCGGAGCAAAGTACCTGGCAAAAACGGTTGTTCTGACAACAGGCGTCTATCTGAAAGGGAAAATTATTATCGGTGATCTGGAATATGAGAGTGGTCCGAATAATATGCAGGCTTCGGTCAAGCTGTCGGACTGTTTGCGAGAACTGGGATTCGATCTGGTCCGGTTTAAAACAGGCACTCCGCCGCGTGTTAATGGACGGACTGTTGACTATTCCAAAACGGAAATTCAGCCCGGTGATAAGCGGCCTCTTGCATTTTCCTATGATACCACGCAATTTGTCAAAGATCAGATTCCCTGCTGGCTGACGTACACCAATCCTGTGACTCATCAGATCATCCATGATAATTTGGACCGTTCTCCCATTTACTCCGGTGCCATCGTCGGTACCGGACCAAGATACTGCCCGTCAATTGAAACGAAAATTGTCCGTTTCAGTGATAAAAGCCGTCATCAGCTTTTTCTTGAACCCGAAGGACGGGAAACAAGAGAAGTATACGTTGATGGTCTGTCGACGAGCCTGCCGGAGGAGATTCAGCGAAAGATGCTGGAGTCCATATCCGGGCTGGAACACGCGGAAATGATGCGTCCGGGGTATGCTATCGAATACGATGCTCTTGTTCCGACGCAACTGTGGCCGTCGCTTGAGACAAAAAAAATCTCAGGACTTTTTACGGCTGGTCAGATTAACGGGACATCCGGATATGAAGAAGCAGCCGGGCAGGGGCTGATGGGCGGCATTAATGCGGCACGTAAAGCATCTGGTCTGGATCCGATTATTCTTGACCGTTCGCAGGCTTACATCGGTGTGCTAATTGATGATTTGGTCACCAAAGGGACAAAGGAACCTTATCGTTTACTGACTTCACGTGCAGAATATCGCCTGCTTCTCCGTCATGATAATGCAGATCTGCGTCTGACGGAGCTCGGTCATCAAATTGGTTTAATCCCTGAAGAACGGTATCAGAGATTTTTGAGAAAGAAACAGATGATTGAACACGAAAGAAAACGCCTTGCTTCTTTGACTGTCAAGCCTTCTGAAGCTGTGAATGCGTTGCTTGCGAAAAAAGGTGCAACAGCAATTCGGGAACCCATCAGAGCTGACCGACTGTTAAAGAGACCGGAACTCGATTACCATGATCTGGTCACTCTGCTGCCGGATGACGGGAACCAGATTCCCGAAGAAGTTGGTGAGCAGGTCGAGATTCAGATAAAATATGAGGGCTATATTAATAAACAACTGCAGCAGGTAGAAAAAATGAAACGCATGGAACAGAAAAAGATCCCTCAGGATCTCGACTATGAGGCAATTGACGGGCTGGCTACGGAGGCCAGACAGAAATTAAGCAAAGTCCGTCCGATATCGGTAGGTCAGGCTTCACGGGTTTCCGGCGTGAATCCGAGCGATATTGCCATTCTGCTGGTTTATCTGGAACAGGGCAGACTGGCGAAAACAACCGGCTGACAGCTCTTGGAGGAACAAATGAAATATCTCGAATCAATACTGTCAAATCAGGGATTGCAGCTTTCTGAAGTTCAGAAAAAACAATTTGACCTGTATTTCCAGAAACTTGTAAAATGGAATCAGAAAGTGAATCTTACAGCAATTACCGAAGAAAAAGAGGTCACGGTGAAACATTTTTATGATTCACTGACACCGGCCTTTTATTTTCCCTTCAGTAGCGGCATGACACTCTGTGATGTCGGTTCGGGGGCGGGTTTTCCCGGGATTCCTTTGAAAATCATGTACCCCGGGCTTAAACTGACCTTGGTTGATGCCCTGAAAAAAAGGCTGTCTTTCATTGAATCACTGACAGGGACACTGAATCTGAATGATGTCCGGCTCTACCATGACCGTGCAGAAACGTTTGCACACAGGAGGGGTATTCGTGAGTCTTTTGATATTGTGACTGCCCGGGCGGTGGCGCCTCTTTCTGTACTCTGTGAATATTGTCTGCCCCTCAATCGGACAGGGGGGACATTCATTGCTCTTAAAGGAGCAAATGCCAGTCAGGAGATCTCCAGTTCTGACCATGCTCTCCATGAGCTCGGCGGAACACTTCAGCGATCCGTTTCTCTGGATCTGCCTGATCTTGCCGGTAAGAGGACCCTTGTTTTTATTAAAAAAACAGGCACAACGCCTGTAAAATACCCAAGAAAGCCTGGAACGCCTTCCAGGAAGCCATTGTGATGTTTCACGTGAAACATTGGGGTTAATTGCCGGAAGGAATTCAAAGCTGTGCAGCCGAAATAGATAAAAGGCGGCCGTAAAAGGGTGGTGTCAAAATGAAACATTCTTTATCTCATCTTTTTAATCAGGATCATGAAGACAGTGCTACATTCACTCACAGTGAAAATGATGAGACCCACGTACAGGAAATAGAAATAAATAAAATTGTTCCAAATCCGTATCAGCCGCGTTCCATTTTTAATGAAGAAAAACTGCGGGAATTGGCAGCTACCATTAGGGAACATGGTGTCATACAACCCATTGTGTTGCGCCCTTCAGGGGATCATTTTGAAATTATCGCAGGAGAAAGACGTTGGCGTGCGGTCTCTTATCTGGGGTGGGAAAAGATTCCCGCCATCATTAAGCATCTTGACGAAGACCAGACGGCTTCCATTGCATTAATAGAAAATCTCCAGAGAGAAGAACTGACAGCTATAGAAGAAGCAATGGCTTATGCACGATTAATGGATATCAACGGGTTAACACAGGAGGGACTGGCTCAGCAACTGGGGAAGGGGCAGTCCACCATTGCCAATAAATTAAGGTTGCTTAAATTACCTTCATCCGTTCAAAGCTCTATATTAGAAAAAAAGATTACAGAACGTCATGCCCGTGCTTTACTTATTCTGAAAGATCCGGAGAAACAGGAAAAGCTTCTGAAAGATATTCTGGAGAAACAATTGAACGTCAAACAGACAGAA from the Sporolactobacillus sp. Y61 genome contains:
- the rnpA gene encoding ribonuclease P protein component, yielding MKTIQRLKKNEDFQVVFKKGKSFANRQFVVYVLRHPGQPCSRLGLSVSKKMGNAVMRNHIKRCIKEIFRDMADRLEPGNDYIIISRRPVRTMSYHEMQGSLMHVLRKAGVIAEHKDEL
- the noc gene encoding nucleoid occlusion protein — its product is MKHSLSHLFNQDHEDSATFTHSENDETHVQEIEINKIVPNPYQPRSIFNEEKLRELAATIREHGVIQPIVLRPSGDHFEIIAGERRWRAVSYLGWEKIPAIIKHLDEDQTASIALIENLQREELTAIEEAMAYARLMDINGLTQEGLAQQLGKGQSTIANKLRLLKLPSSVQSSILEKKITERHARALLILKDPEKQEKLLKDILEKQLNVKQTEFRVRKLLEEGKGKNEKKNRKQRRQSLSRDTRIAVNTIRQSVHMVTRSGMPIDTEEEDMGDFYQFTIKIPKNK
- the rsmG gene encoding 16S rRNA (guanine(527)-N(7))-methyltransferase RsmG, producing the protein MKYLESILSNQGLQLSEVQKKQFDLYFQKLVKWNQKVNLTAITEEKEVTVKHFYDSLTPAFYFPFSSGMTLCDVGSGAGFPGIPLKIMYPGLKLTLVDALKKRLSFIESLTGTLNLNDVRLYHDRAETFAHRRGIRESFDIVTARAVAPLSVLCEYCLPLNRTGGTFIALKGANASQEISSSDHALHELGGTLQRSVSLDLPDLAGKRTLVFIKKTGTTPVKYPRKPGTPSRKPL
- the yidD gene encoding membrane protein insertion efficiency factor YidD, with the translated sequence MKYIFIFLIRIYQKFISPFTPPSCRFYPTCSQYALEAFSRFGVIRGGWLTVRRLLKCQPFHPGGFDPVPEKKTGHRHTGMITFRSDRPRR
- the spoIIIJ gene encoding YidC family membrane integrase SpoIIIJ: MRKRLIGAGLLVLIVVLLTGCTNLNEPITAESGGFWSHYFVYPLSWFIIEVAKIFWNSYGIAIIITTLIVRLVILPLMAKQVKSSQAMQELQPKIKALQEKYSSKDQNTQRKLQEEQMKLFQENHINPLAGCMPLLIQMPILFAFYQAIMRTSEIKTQSFLWFQLGAPDPYYILPVIAAATTFLQQKIMIGRMGNANPQMTMMLYVFPLMIAIPALYFPSALALYWVVGNIFMIFQTYIIYEKHDDKEKPAEGSRKKKK
- the mnmG gene encoding tRNA uridine-5-carboxymethylaminomethyl(34) synthesis enzyme MnmG, with protein sequence MKTYQAGTYDVIVVGAGHAGVEAGLAAARMGAKTLMLTISLEGVAFMPCNPSVGGPAKGVVVREVDALGGEMAHNIDKTYIQMRMLNTRKGPAVRALRAQADKQLYQRAMKQTIEETENLTLRQGMVEKLIVEDGVCRGVVVATGAKYLAKTVVLTTGVYLKGKIIIGDLEYESGPNNMQASVKLSDCLRELGFDLVRFKTGTPPRVNGRTVDYSKTEIQPGDKRPLAFSYDTTQFVKDQIPCWLTYTNPVTHQIIHDNLDRSPIYSGAIVGTGPRYCPSIETKIVRFSDKSRHQLFLEPEGRETREVYVDGLSTSLPEEIQRKMLESISGLEHAEMMRPGYAIEYDALVPTQLWPSLETKKISGLFTAGQINGTSGYEEAAGQGLMGGINAARKASGLDPIILDRSQAYIGVLIDDLVTKGTKEPYRLLTSRAEYRLLLRHDNADLRLTELGHQIGLIPEERYQRFLRKKQMIEHERKRLASLTVKPSEAVNALLAKKGATAIREPIRADRLLKRPELDYHDLVTLLPDDGNQIPEEVGEQVEIQIKYEGYINKQLQQVEKMKRMEQKKIPQDLDYEAIDGLATEARQKLSKVRPISVGQASRVSGVNPSDIAILLVYLEQGRLAKTTG